One stretch of Amycolatopsis tolypomycina DNA includes these proteins:
- a CDS encoding aromatic ring-hydroxylating dioxygenase subunit alpha: protein MSAIPRDQWYVAAYGSEIGTDLFSRTVCGEPILFWRTRDGNVTAMADRCVHRRFPLSQAPSRLVDDQVICGYHGFTYGVDGKCVAVPGQTRVPRTARLTRYPLVEQDSFVWVFIGDPSKADASRIPRAPWLASPDYTTVCGMEPLKARYSLLVDNLLDLSHETYLHGGYIGTPEVAETPITTEVDEDAGIVYVSRHMADAACPPFYAKSTGLEGRITRWQDIEYTPPCLYKLHSRIAPVGSVPNPDGTDPDAFHVEVVYAITPETEHSTHDFWAVARDFALDDEGVSAFLAENNRTVVLQDVEALDVLERVIATEPDGYQELSINIDTGGLAARRMLQRMAAS from the coding sequence ATGAGCGCCATTCCCCGCGACCAGTGGTACGTCGCCGCCTACGGCTCCGAGATCGGCACCGACCTGTTCAGCCGCACCGTCTGCGGGGAGCCGATCCTGTTCTGGCGGACCCGCGACGGGAACGTCACGGCGATGGCCGACCGGTGCGTGCACCGGCGGTTCCCGCTGTCGCAGGCGCCGTCGCGGCTGGTCGACGACCAGGTCATCTGCGGCTACCACGGGTTCACCTACGGCGTCGACGGCAAGTGCGTGGCCGTGCCGGGCCAGACCCGGGTGCCGCGGACCGCGCGGCTGACCCGGTACCCGCTGGTGGAGCAGGACTCCTTCGTCTGGGTGTTCATCGGCGACCCTTCGAAGGCCGACGCGTCACGGATTCCCCGGGCGCCCTGGCTCGCCTCGCCCGACTACACCACCGTCTGCGGGATGGAACCGCTCAAGGCGCGGTACTCGCTGCTGGTCGACAACCTGCTGGACCTGTCCCACGAGACCTACCTGCACGGCGGCTACATCGGCACCCCGGAGGTCGCCGAAACGCCGATCACGACCGAGGTCGACGAGGACGCCGGCATCGTCTACGTCTCGCGGCACATGGCCGACGCGGCCTGCCCGCCGTTCTACGCGAAGTCGACCGGCCTCGAAGGCCGCATCACGCGCTGGCAGGACATCGAGTACACGCCGCCGTGCCTGTACAAGCTGCACAGCCGCATCGCGCCGGTCGGGTCCGTGCCGAACCCCGACGGGACCGACCCGGACGCCTTCCACGTCGAGGTCGTCTACGCGATCACGCCGGAGACCGAGCACTCGACGCACGACTTCTGGGCTGTGGCCCGGGACTTCGCGCTCGACGACGAAGGCGTTTCGGCGTTCCTGGCGGAGAACAACCGGACCGTGGTGCTGCAGGACGTCGAAGCCCTCGACGTCCTCGAGCGGGTGATCGCCACCGAACCGGACGGCTACCAGGAGCTGTCGATCAACATCGACACCGGCGGTCTCGCGGCCCGCCGGATGCTGCAGCGGATGGCGGCCTCGTGA
- a CDS encoding PDR/VanB family oxidoreductase, whose product MTLELLVEAKENLADGVVALTLRAPGGPLPHWEPGAHIDLRLPDGVVRQYSLCGDPADSSAYRVAVLREPDGRGGSAYVHDKLAAGDRIEVDGPRNHFALVDAERYLFIAGGIGITPILPMLDRVARTDWHLVYGGRTRGSMAFTEELARHGDRVTFRPQDEHGLLDLPSLLADVRPGTAVYCCGPEPLLAAVEALGPADLHVERFTARADEGPREAFEVELAGSGRVLPVPADRSILEVVEEAGVSVLSSCREGTCGTCETGVLGGEPDHRDSVLTADERLENEVMMLCVSRACSPRLVLDL is encoded by the coding sequence ATGACTCTCGAACTCCTGGTGGAAGCCAAGGAAAACCTGGCCGACGGCGTGGTGGCACTCACCCTCCGCGCGCCCGGAGGTCCGCTCCCGCACTGGGAGCCGGGGGCGCACATCGACCTCCGGCTGCCGGACGGCGTCGTGCGGCAGTACTCGCTGTGCGGCGACCCGGCGGACTCGTCAGCGTACCGGGTGGCGGTGCTGCGCGAGCCCGACGGCCGCGGCGGCTCGGCCTACGTGCACGACAAGCTCGCCGCCGGGGACCGGATCGAGGTGGACGGCCCGCGCAACCACTTCGCACTGGTGGACGCCGAGCGGTACCTGTTCATCGCGGGCGGCATCGGCATCACGCCGATCCTGCCGATGCTCGACCGGGTCGCCCGCACCGACTGGCACCTGGTCTACGGCGGCCGCACGCGCGGGTCGATGGCGTTCACCGAGGAGCTGGCCCGCCACGGCGACCGCGTGACGTTCCGGCCCCAGGACGAACACGGGCTGCTGGACCTCCCTTCCCTGCTCGCCGACGTCCGGCCGGGCACGGCGGTGTACTGCTGCGGCCCGGAACCGCTGCTGGCCGCGGTGGAGGCGCTCGGCCCGGCGGACCTGCACGTGGAGCGCTTCACCGCGCGGGCCGACGAGGGGCCGCGCGAGGCGTTCGAGGTCGAGCTGGCCGGATCGGGGCGGGTGCTGCCGGTGCCCGCCGATCGGTCGATCCTCGAGGTGGTCGAGGAAGCCGGGGTCTCGGTGCTGTCGTCGTGCCGCGAGGGCACGTGCGGAACCTGCGAAACCGGCGTGCTCGGCGGCGAACCGGACCACCGGGATTCCGTGCTGACCGCGGACGAGCGGCTGGAGAACGAGGTGATGATGCTCTGCGTGTCCCGCGCCTGCTCCCCGCGGCTGGTGCTCGACCTCTGA
- a CDS encoding phospholipase D-like domain-containing protein produces the protein MGRVKSFPSFVDKVDERLGDGLEHVLCAHHRRRLHRLGWGAVLDPAGARDPLGGRAPVRDGNRVEVLIDGEESLPAVAEAIGKAKSHVHIANWHASADFRLTREAGSPTLRELLAEAAGRGVEVRVLLWAGPPFPAFQPSRKLARDERRKFTEGTDVRCVLDSRERTLHCHHEKLVIVDDAVAFVGGVDLTALEGDRHDSPDHPPRPIGWHDLMARLDGPVVADVADHFRRRWTEVAGEDLPSPAVPAPVGGSRVQLLRTVPNDTYDFLPKGEFTVLDGYLRALRSAQRLIYLENQFLWSPEIAEVLLDKLRHPPADEFRVVLLLPRKPSNGSDTTRGQLGRLLDADDGNRRLLATTISAHDGDSAAPVYVHAKLGIVDDSWLTIGSANLNEHSLFNDTEVNIATDDAEVVRTTRLRLWAEHLGHPVNELENRDSADIVDNLWRPLAEEQAERERRGEQRTHRLVLLPGVSRRVARLQGPLRGLLVDG, from the coding sequence ATGGGACGGGTGAAGAGCTTTCCCTCCTTCGTGGACAAGGTGGACGAACGGCTGGGCGACGGACTGGAGCACGTCCTGTGCGCCCACCACCGGCGGCGGCTGCACCGGCTCGGCTGGGGTGCCGTGCTCGACCCGGCCGGTGCGCGGGACCCGCTCGGCGGGCGAGCCCCCGTCCGCGACGGCAACCGCGTCGAGGTGCTCATCGACGGCGAGGAGTCGCTGCCCGCCGTCGCCGAGGCCATCGGGAAGGCGAAGTCCCACGTGCACATCGCCAACTGGCACGCCAGCGCGGACTTCCGGCTGACGCGGGAGGCCGGCTCCCCCACCCTGCGCGAGCTGCTCGCCGAGGCCGCCGGGCGGGGTGTCGAGGTCCGCGTCCTGCTCTGGGCCGGGCCGCCCTTCCCGGCCTTCCAGCCGTCGCGGAAGCTCGCGCGGGACGAACGGCGGAAGTTCACCGAAGGCACCGACGTGCGCTGCGTGCTGGACTCGCGCGAGCGGACGTTGCACTGCCACCACGAGAAGCTGGTGATCGTCGACGACGCCGTCGCGTTCGTCGGCGGCGTCGACCTCACCGCGCTGGAAGGCGACCGGCACGACAGCCCGGACCACCCGCCGCGGCCGATCGGGTGGCACGACCTGATGGCGCGGCTCGACGGCCCGGTCGTCGCCGATGTCGCCGACCACTTCCGGCGGCGGTGGACCGAGGTGGCCGGCGAGGACCTGCCGTCGCCCGCGGTCCCGGCACCCGTCGGCGGCAGCCGCGTCCAGCTGCTGCGGACCGTGCCGAACGACACCTACGACTTCCTGCCGAAGGGCGAGTTCACCGTCCTCGACGGCTACCTGCGCGCGCTGAGATCGGCGCAGCGGCTGATCTACCTGGAGAACCAGTTCCTGTGGTCGCCGGAGATCGCCGAAGTGCTGCTCGACAAGCTCCGCCACCCGCCGGCCGACGAGTTCCGCGTGGTCCTGCTGCTGCCGCGCAAGCCGAGCAACGGCTCCGACACCACCCGCGGCCAGCTCGGCAGGCTGCTCGACGCCGACGACGGAAACCGGCGCCTGCTGGCCACCACGATCAGCGCCCACGACGGCGACTCGGCGGCCCCGGTGTACGTCCACGCGAAGCTCGGCATCGTGGACGACTCGTGGCTGACGATCGGCTCGGCCAACCTCAACGAGCACTCGCTGTTCAACGACACCGAGGTCAACATCGCCACCGACGACGCCGAGGTGGTCCGCACGACCCGGCTGCGGTTGTGGGCCGAGCACCTCGGACATCCGGTGAACGAGCTGGAGAACAGGGACTCGGCGGACATCGTCGACAACCTGTGGCGCCCCCTGGCCGAGGAGCAGGCCGAGCGGGAACGCCGCGGCGAGCAGCGGACCCACCGCCTGGTCCTGCTGCCGGGCGTTTCCCGCCGCGTCGCCCGGCTGCAGGGCCCGTTGCGGGGGCTGCTGGTCGACGGCTGA
- a CDS encoding succinic semialdehyde dehydrogenase, with product MTLTPLELTRPASVTDAFLQQLVARVPGSSGATWKLTEVYTGDVLVELPQSTPEDIERAFAVAREAQRKWAATPVRERLAVFKRAHALFVEQARTVADLIQVESGKNRRMAIEETCDPPMVMSHYLKRAARLLAPTRRGGPVPLLTTSTEVRLPKGVVGIIAPWNFPFATGVSDAVPALMAGNAVVLKPDNKTALSPLYGIRLLEQAGLPEGLFQVVCGEGPDVGPTLIDHADYIMFTGSTATGRVIGERAGRNLIGCCLELGGKNPMIVLEDASLAEAVQGAIFGAFGNTGQICMHIERIYLPESRYEEFKTAFVAAASALDVRAAYDFGPDMGSLVSVDHMRRVKSHVDDAVAKGATVLCGGRPRPDLGPAFFEPTILEGVTSEMVCGVTETFGPVVALHRYRTVDEAVALANDTDYGLNASVWSTDVTAARAVAARIESGNVNVNDVLATAYAAKGTPSGGVKNSGVGARHGDQGLLKYTDVKNLAVLKKQVMGPRPGQGYEKYVESMLSGLKLMRKLRIR from the coding sequence ATGACGCTCACGCCGCTCGAACTCACCCGTCCCGCTTCGGTCACCGACGCCTTCCTGCAGCAGCTCGTGGCACGGGTGCCGGGCTCGTCCGGGGCGACCTGGAAGCTCACCGAGGTCTACACCGGCGACGTGCTCGTCGAGCTGCCGCAGTCGACACCGGAGGACATCGAGCGGGCGTTCGCCGTCGCGCGCGAGGCCCAGCGGAAGTGGGCGGCCACGCCGGTCCGGGAGCGGCTGGCGGTGTTCAAGCGGGCGCACGCGCTGTTCGTCGAGCAGGCGCGGACCGTCGCCGACCTGATCCAGGTCGAGAGCGGCAAGAACCGGCGGATGGCGATCGAGGAGACCTGCGACCCGCCGATGGTGATGAGCCACTACCTCAAGCGGGCGGCCCGGCTGCTGGCGCCGACCAGGCGCGGCGGCCCGGTGCCACTGCTGACGACGTCGACCGAGGTCCGGCTGCCCAAGGGGGTCGTCGGCATCATCGCGCCGTGGAACTTCCCGTTCGCCACCGGGGTTTCCGACGCCGTGCCGGCGCTGATGGCGGGCAACGCCGTGGTGCTGAAGCCGGACAACAAGACCGCTCTTTCCCCGCTCTACGGCATCCGGCTGCTGGAGCAGGCGGGCCTGCCGGAGGGGCTGTTCCAGGTGGTCTGCGGCGAAGGTCCCGACGTCGGCCCGACGCTGATCGACCACGCGGACTACATCATGTTCACCGGCTCGACGGCGACCGGCCGGGTGATCGGCGAGCGAGCGGGCCGCAACCTCATCGGCTGCTGCCTCGAGCTCGGCGGCAAGAACCCGATGATCGTGCTCGAGGACGCTTCCCTTGCGGAAGCCGTGCAGGGCGCGATCTTCGGGGCGTTCGGCAACACGGGCCAGATCTGCATGCACATCGAGCGGATCTACCTGCCGGAGTCCCGCTACGAGGAGTTCAAGACGGCGTTCGTGGCGGCGGCTTCGGCCCTCGACGTCCGGGCGGCGTACGACTTCGGCCCCGACATGGGTTCACTGGTCTCGGTCGACCACATGCGCCGCGTCAAGTCCCATGTGGACGATGCGGTGGCCAAGGGCGCCACGGTCCTGTGCGGCGGCAGGCCCCGCCCCGACCTCGGCCCGGCGTTCTTCGAGCCGACGATCCTCGAGGGTGTCACTTCGGAGATGGTCTGCGGCGTCACGGAGACGTTCGGCCCGGTGGTGGCGCTCCACAGGTACCGCACGGTCGACGAAGCGGTGGCACTGGCCAACGACACGGACTACGGGCTCAACGCGTCGGTCTGGAGCACCGACGTCACGGCGGCCCGCGCGGTGGCGGCCCGGATCGAGTCCGGCAACGTGAACGTCAACGACGTCCTGGCGACGGCTTACGCGGCCAAGGGGACGCCGTCCGGCGGCGTGAAGAACTCCGGCGTCGGCGCTCGCCATGGTGACCAGGGGCTGCTGAAGTACACCGACGTGAAGAACCTGGCCGTGTTGAAGAAGCAGGTCATGGGACCGCGGCCGGGGCAGGGGTACGAGAAGTACGTGGAGAGCATGCTGTCCGGGCTGAAGCTGATGCGGAAGCTGCGGATCCGGTAG